The Limisphaera ngatamarikiensis nucleotide sequence GATTCAATCGGGTGTCCATGGTTTCTTGTGTGTCAGGTTCAGGGCCAGGGTCAGAATCACCGAAGCCAGAATCAGCAGGGTGGAGAAGGCGTGCACTTCGGGCGACAGCCCGCGTTTGGCCGAGGCGTAGATCCAGATGGGCAGGGTGGTGGCGCCGGGACCGGTGGTGAAATAGCTGACCACGAAATCGTCCAGGCTCAGCGTAAAGGCCAGCAACGCACCGGCGAGGATGCCGGGTCGGAGCAGGGGCAGGGTGATGGAGCGGAAAAGCCGCCAGCCAGAGGCGCCGAGATCGCGGGCTGCCTCCTCGAGGGCGGGATCCAGTCGGGCCAGTCGGGCCCGGACCACCAGCGCCACAAAAGGCAGTTGGAAGGTGACATGAGCGGCGATCATGGCGGTGAGGCCGGGTTGAACGGCGGGCCACCATGTGCCGACGACGGAGAGGGCCAGCAGCAGGGCTGCAGCCAGGAGGATGTCGGGCAGGAAAATTTGCAGGGACAATCCGCGTTCCAGGAGCCGGTGACCGGGGAACCTGGCACGGCTCAGCCCATAGGCCAGCAGAGTTCCCAGGACGGTAGCGATTGCTGTGCTGGCCGACGCCAGCACCAGGGTGTTTCGACACGC carries:
- a CDS encoding ABC transporter permease → MNPRPSTSRPARLPSVWTTTCAFAVYLFLYAPLAMVVMQSFNAARHGGRWEGFTTAWYKALPHNAAAWEACRNTLVLASASTAIATVLGTLLAYGLSRARFPGHRLLERGLSLQIFLPDILLAAALLLALSVVGTWWPAVQPGLTAMIAAHVTFQLPFVALVVRARLARLDPALEEAARDLGASGWRLFRSITLPLLRPGILAGALLAFTLSLDDFVVSYFTTGPGATTLPIWIYASAKRGLSPEVHAFSTLLILASVILTLALNLTHKKPWTPD